The window CGACGCCCTGACGAATGGCTTCGTCCGCCGTGCTGGCGCCCGGGATCGGGAAATCGAGGATCGGAATGGCAATTTGCGCGCGAATGCCGCTGTTATGGACGCGCTCGCTGGCAACCTTGGGGAAGAAATACATATCGGAGAAGCAGGTGATGCCACCTTTGATCTGTTCGGCAATCGCCAAATCAGTGCCATCGCGCACGAATGCCTCGTCGACCCACTTGGCTTCGGCCGGCCAGATGTGGTTTTCCAGCCAGGTCATCAGGGGCAGATCATCGGCCAGGCCGCGGAACAGTGTCATCGCCGCATGCCCGTGGGCATTGATCAAGCCGGGGCAGAGCAACATGTCCGGCAGTTCACGGACTTCAGTTGCGTTAAGCTTCAGCGCAGCCGAACGTGGGCCAATGAATACGATGCGTCCGTCGCGGATGCCCAGGGCGTGCTCTTTGAGGACAACGCCAGCGGGTTCGACGGGTACCAGCCAGGTCGGCAGCAATAGCAAGTCGAGCGCAGCGGCAGTGTTCGGCATCGAGAATCGGTTCCAGAGCTTTTGTAAAGATGGCGAAGTATACCCGAGCGTCTTCGCAGGGGGATCGCTATAATCGACGGCTTTTGTTCATGTGTGCGGGGTGAGGGATGCGCGATCGACTGTTGGCTGCGGAGAAAGTAAAGGCCATCGATTGGCGTGATGGCGCCCTTTACCTGCTGGATCAGCGTGTTTTGCCGTTCGAGGAAACCTGGATTGCCTACACCAGTGCTGCTGGCGTGGCCGAGGCCATTCGTTCGATGGTGGTGCGCGGCGCGCCGGCGATTGGCATCAGTACCGCCTATGGCGTTGTGCTGGCGGCCCGCGCGCGGTTCGCCGAGGGCGGTGACTGGCAGGCGGCACTGGAAGAGGATTTCGCGCTGTTGGCCGATTCCCGTCCGACCGCGGTCAACCTGTTCTGGGCCCTGGGCCGCATGCGCGACCGGCTTGAGCGTCTGAAGGATCACGCCGATCCGCTGGCGGTGCTGGAAGCAGAGGCGATCGCCATTCATGAGAGTGATCGCGAAGCCAACCTGACCATGGCGCAACTGGGCGTGGACCTGATCCGCAAGCACCAGGGCAACGCCCAGGCGATCCTGACCCACTGCAATACTGGCGCATTGGCCACTGGCGGCTTTGGCACGGCGCTTGGCGTCATTCGTGGCGCGTTCATTGAGGGCATGGTCGAACGCGTCTATGCCAACGAAACCCGTCCGTGGCTGCAAGGTTCGCGATTGACCGCATGGGAGCTGTCCAACGAAGGCATCCCCGTCACACTCAATGCCGACTCCGCCGCTGCTCACATCATGAAGACCAAGGGCATTACCTGGGTGATCGTCGGCGCTGACC of the Pseudomonas frederiksbergensis genome contains:
- the mtnA gene encoding S-methyl-5-thioribose-1-phosphate isomerase, with amino-acid sequence MRDRLLAAEKVKAIDWRDGALYLLDQRVLPFEETWIAYTSAAGVAEAIRSMVVRGAPAIGISTAYGVVLAARARFAEGGDWQAALEEDFALLADSRPTAVNLFWALGRMRDRLERLKDHADPLAVLEAEAIAIHESDREANLTMAQLGVDLIRKHQGNAQAILTHCNTGALATGGFGTALGVIRGAFIEGMVERVYANETRPWLQGSRLTAWELSNEGIPVTLNADSAAAHIMKTKGITWVIVGADRITANGDVANKIGTYQLAVNAMHHGVRFMVVAPSSTIDMSLASGDDIPIEERDGRELLEVGGKRLGADVDAFNPVFDVTPADLIDAIITEKGIVERPDTAKMAQLMCRKRLH